The region CCTTGCAGGTGGCTGGTCTTGAGATCACCCTGATCAGAGACGTCACTCCGCTGCCCCACAACGGTTGCCGGCGGCCCAAGCGCCGTCGCGTCTGAATCGCATCATTTCCCGGTTTACGCCCCCTACCCCGCATCAGACCGTGCTGCAATACCAGATTGACCGCATCGAGCATCAGGTGGAAGAGGATCGCTCCCAAAGTGGGGTGTTCCTCATCGGTCCCCTTGAGCGGGGTCAGGCGACCACCCTGGGCAACGCCCTGCGACGTGTCCTGATGGGCGGCCTCGAAGGCAGTGCCGTCACCGCCATTCGGATCGCTGGTGTCAACCACGAGTACGCCACCGTCCCCGGTGTGCGTGAGGACGTTCTCGACATACTTCTCAACTGCAAGGAGCTCTCCGTCAACAGCCGGTCGTCTGAGCTGGAGATCGGTCGTCTTGTGGTGGCTGGTCCCGCTGAAGTGACCGCCAACGATCTGCAGTTCTCCTCCCAGGTGGATGTGGTGGACGGCAACCGTCCCATCGCCACCGTGGCCGACGGTTACAGCCTCGAGCTTGAGGTCCACGTGGAACGCGGCGTGGGCTACCGACCGGTGGATCGCCACAGCGAGGACATCAGCGCCATCGACCTGCTTCAGATCGATGCGGTATTCATGCCGGTGATCCGGGTGAATTTCACCATCGATGAAACCGCCGTTGCCGAGGGTGGATCCGCCCGAGAGCGTCTGCGCATGGAGATTGTCACGGACGGCTCCATCACCCCCGATGACGCTCTGGCTCAATCAGCCAACTACCTGATCGAGTTGTTCCAACCTCTCGCCACGGTGACCCTCGTGGAGGAGCCGGGGATCGAACCCGAGCCTTCTGCAGAAGCTCAGATCCCGCTGGAGGAACTCAACCTCTCCGTGCGGGCTTACAACTGCCTCAAGCGTGCCCAAGTCAACTCCGTGTCCGACCTGATGGGTTTCAGCTACGAGGACCTGCTGGAGATCAAAAACTTCGGCTCCAAATCAGCCGACGAGGTGATCGAAGCCCTCGAACGCATCGGCATCTCCATCCCCCAGAGCCGCACCTCTGCCTGAGATCGGCCTGCCTAACAACTTTCCCGACATCCGTCTCCGACAGAACCATGCGTCACCAATGCCGAGTTCCCCAGCTGGGTCGCCCCGCTGACCAGCGCAAGGCGATGCTGCGCGCACTGACAACCCAGCTGATTCGAGAAGGTCGGGTGACCACCACCAAGGCCCGTGCCAAGGCCCTGCGTGACGAGGCTGAGCGGATGATCACCCTCGCCAAGGACGGCAGCCTCGCGTCCCGTCGTCGCGCCCTTGGCTACATCTATGACAAGCAGTTGGTGCACGCCCTGTTCGACAAGGCCCCCGACCGCTACAGCGACCGCAAGGGTGGTTATACCCGCATTACCCGCACCGTCCCCCGTCGTGGTGACAACGCCGAGATGGCGATCATCGAACTGGTCTGATTTCTATCCCCTGCGTCAGTTCTGACGTTTGAGCTCCGAACCCTCGTCTGCAGCCCCTGAGTCCTCGGTCCCTTGCCGGATCGCC is a window of Synechococcus sp. A15-24 DNA encoding:
- a CDS encoding DNA-directed RNA polymerase subunit alpha → MLQYQIDRIEHQVEEDRSQSGVFLIGPLERGQATTLGNALRRVLMGGLEGSAVTAIRIAGVNHEYATVPGVREDVLDILLNCKELSVNSRSSELEIGRLVVAGPAEVTANDLQFSSQVDVVDGNRPIATVADGYSLELEVHVERGVGYRPVDRHSEDISAIDLLQIDAVFMPVIRVNFTIDETAVAEGGSARERLRMEIVTDGSITPDDALAQSANYLIELFQPLATVTLVEEPGIEPEPSAEAQIPLEELNLSVRAYNCLKRAQVNSVSDLMGFSYEDLLEIKNFGSKSADEVIEALERIGISIPQSRTSA
- the rplQ gene encoding 50S ribosomal protein L17 yields the protein MRHQCRVPQLGRPADQRKAMLRALTTQLIREGRVTTTKARAKALRDEAERMITLAKDGSLASRRRALGYIYDKQLVHALFDKAPDRYSDRKGGYTRITRTVPRRGDNAEMAIIELV